In Brevundimonas sp. SGAir0440, one DNA window encodes the following:
- a CDS encoding SDR family NAD(P)-dependent oxidoreductase — MQFEDRNILVTGGSGALGRRVVERIEREGGRVTIVARAPVAGHHTLVGDLSTPQGLDSVAELAGGRAWDILINIAGIQHFGPLEQQTPEHLLATYMVNLVAPARLAQAVLPGMKARKHGQIANVGSIFGSINFAHFASYSSAKAGMRALSQSLRRELAGTGVGVTYVAPRAVATPFNSAKVDEYARLTGMAVDDPDPIADRIVAAIRSDRRDVYLGFPESLFVRLNALAPGLIDGALKSNDLKARALFAG; from the coding sequence ATGCAGTTTGAGGATCGCAACATCCTAGTCACCGGCGGCTCCGGCGCCTTGGGGCGTCGTGTGGTCGAGCGGATCGAGCGCGAGGGCGGTCGGGTCACGATCGTCGCCCGCGCGCCGGTGGCGGGCCATCACACCCTGGTGGGCGACCTGTCCACTCCGCAGGGCCTGGACAGCGTCGCCGAACTGGCCGGCGGCCGCGCCTGGGACATTTTGATCAATATCGCCGGCATCCAGCATTTCGGCCCGCTGGAGCAGCAGACGCCCGAGCATCTGCTGGCGACCTATATGGTCAATCTGGTCGCGCCGGCGCGTCTGGCCCAAGCCGTCCTGCCCGGCATGAAGGCACGCAAGCACGGCCAGATCGCCAACGTCGGCTCCATTTTCGGCTCGATCAACTTCGCCCACTTCGCCAGCTATTCCAGCGCCAAGGCCGGGATGCGGGCGCTCAGCCAATCGTTGCGTCGCGAACTGGCCGGCACGGGCGTCGGCGTCACCTATGTCGCGCCCCGCGCGGTGGCCACGCCGTTCAACTCCGCCAAGGTCGACGAATATGCGCGCCTGACCGGCATGGCTGTCGACGATCCCGACCCGATCGCCGACCGCATCGTCGCCGCCATCCGCAGCGATCGCCGCGACGTCTACCTCGGCTTCCCCGAAAGCCTGTTCGTCCGCCTTAACGCCCTGGCGCCCGGCCTGATCGACGGCGCCCTGAAATCAAACGACCTGAAGGCCCGCGCCCTGTTCGCCGGCTGA
- a CDS encoding MotE family protein — MARLPRILPLIAIAIGGVVAVRAVGVAPGLFDGAKAWAEEAVPAAAGAPPKPALPGTCSALSPEQLAQQAGISPAELKIIQSLSQRRAALDARDQDFATTLPLMVAAEQKLDAKVKALEALKAEMKQMLGQVDEREKAEIDRLVQVYSAMRPKEAAPVMAALEDRVRLPVAAAMRPRTLAAIMAQMSAPQAKELTEKLAARFQAQQMAARAAAAEAATPPAATPAASAPTAATPPATPTAQPATAPTTRPTPRPAASRPAARPAARPAATPARRPAATPAAAPAATGPQAYQPSAAPNAQPRQIVQ; from the coding sequence ATGGCCCGCCTTCCCCGCATCCTGCCCCTGATCGCCATCGCCATCGGCGGGGTCGTCGCCGTGCGCGCCGTCGGCGTCGCGCCTGGCCTGTTCGACGGGGCCAAGGCCTGGGCCGAGGAGGCGGTTCCCGCTGCGGCCGGCGCGCCGCCCAAGCCGGCTCTGCCCGGAACCTGTTCCGCCCTGTCTCCCGAACAACTGGCCCAGCAGGCGGGGATTTCGCCGGCCGAGCTGAAAATCATTCAGTCGTTGTCGCAGCGCCGCGCGGCGCTGGATGCGCGGGATCAGGACTTCGCCACCACCCTGCCGCTGATGGTGGCCGCCGAGCAGAAGCTGGACGCCAAGGTCAAGGCGCTTGAAGCCTTGAAGGCCGAGATGAAGCAGATGCTCGGCCAGGTCGACGAGCGCGAGAAGGCCGAGATCGACCGTCTGGTTCAGGTCTATTCCGCCATGCGTCCCAAGGAGGCCGCCCCGGTCATGGCGGCGCTGGAGGACCGGGTGCGCCTGCCGGTCGCCGCCGCCATGCGCCCGCGCACCCTGGCCGCCATCATGGCCCAAATGAGCGCTCCGCAGGCCAAGGAGCTGACCGAAAAACTCGCCGCCCGCTTCCAGGCCCAGCAGATGGCCGCCCGCGCCGCCGCCGCCGAGGCCGCGACGCCGCCGGCCGCGACGCCCGCCGCTTCTGCGCCCACCGCCGCGACGCCGCCCGCGACACCGACGGCTCAGCCCGCCACCGCCCCGACGACCCGTCCGACGCCGCGCCCGGCCGCCAGCCGTCCCGCTGCGCGACCGGCGGCTCGCCCGGCTGCGACCCCGGCGCGTCGTCCCGCCGCCACGCCTGCGGCGGCTCCCGCTGCGACCGGCCCGCAGGCCTATCAGCCGTCAGCCGCCCCCAACGCCCAGCCCCGTCAAATTGTGCAGTAA
- a CDS encoding SLC13 family permease, with protein sequence MTFDQIAALAVLVAVVGVLIHGKMRADVVALTGAAVLLLLGVVRPVEVQGAFASPAVIALAGLFVIAYAIELSGLLGWLIRQATQLSARIGARGIWIVIGLCGSVGGFLNNTPVVVLAAPVIRDVAQSLRLSPKRFLMPLSHVTVMGGLLTLIGTSTNLLVNDMARNAGQPVFGLFEITPVGLAIAVVGGLWLYFVGARQLGRSVAMDEAEAARLAEMEEARRRAEAEAINRRKRLLPFGLPRLGGSRNQVDGSGDAHLGDVELYGAADRPLRLRPAAISLGVFVLVILSAALGWAPIAASAFAGAVGLILLRVITPEEAYAGLRPEILLLIAGMVVVGTAIEVTGLASAGADRLIGVIRPLGPLGALIVLYGVTLFATELLSNATVAVLITPIAVALAESLGVDPRPFLVCVMMAASAAFATPFGYQTNVLVFNMGGYSYMDFVRVGLPLNLITWIAAMVAIPIFFPF encoded by the coding sequence ATGACTTTCGACCAGATCGCCGCCCTCGCCGTGCTCGTCGCCGTCGTGGGCGTCCTGATCCATGGCAAGATGCGGGCCGATGTCGTCGCCCTGACGGGGGCCGCCGTGCTTCTGCTGCTGGGCGTCGTGCGGCCGGTCGAGGTGCAGGGCGCGTTCGCCAGTCCCGCGGTCATCGCGCTGGCCGGCCTGTTCGTTATCGCCTACGCCATTGAACTGTCCGGCCTTTTAGGCTGGCTGATCCGACAGGCGACGCAGCTTTCCGCCCGGATCGGCGCCCGAGGCATCTGGATCGTCATCGGCCTGTGCGGTTCGGTCGGCGGCTTTCTGAACAACACCCCTGTGGTGGTTCTGGCCGCGCCGGTGATCCGCGACGTGGCCCAGTCGCTGCGCCTGTCGCCCAAACGCTTTCTGATGCCGCTCAGCCACGTCACGGTCATGGGCGGTCTACTGACGCTGATCGGGACATCGACCAATCTGCTGGTCAACGATATGGCCCGCAACGCCGGCCAGCCGGTCTTCGGCCTGTTCGAAATCACGCCCGTGGGATTGGCCATCGCCGTCGTCGGCGGCCTATGGCTCTATTTTGTGGGCGCGCGCCAACTGGGTCGATCGGTCGCCATGGACGAGGCGGAAGCCGCGCGTCTGGCGGAAATGGAAGAGGCGCGTCGTCGCGCAGAGGCCGAAGCCATCAATCGCCGCAAGCGCCTGCTGCCGTTCGGCCTGCCGCGCCTGGGCGGATCACGAAACCAGGTCGACGGATCGGGCGACGCGCATCTCGGCGACGTCGAACTGTATGGCGCCGCCGACCGTCCGCTGCGGCTGAGGCCGGCTGCGATCTCGCTCGGCGTGTTTGTTCTGGTGATCCTGTCGGCCGCGCTGGGGTGGGCGCCGATCGCTGCCTCGGCCTTCGCCGGCGCCGTCGGCTTGATCCTGCTGCGCGTCATCACGCCCGAAGAGGCCTATGCCGGACTGCGCCCCGAAATCCTGCTGCTTATCGCCGGGATGGTCGTGGTCGGCACGGCGATCGAAGTGACGGGGCTCGCGTCCGCCGGCGCAGATCGTCTGATCGGCGTGATTCGCCCCTTGGGGCCGCTGGGCGCCCTGATCGTGCTTTACGGCGTGACGCTGTTCGCCACCGAACTGCTGTCCAACGCCACCGTCGCGGTCCTGATCACCCCCATCGCCGTAGCCCTGGCCGAAAGCCTGGGCGTCGATCCCCGCCCCTTCCTGGTGTGCGTCATGATGGCGGCCTCTGCCGCCTTCGCCACCCCGTTCGGCTATCAGACCAATGTGCTGGTCTTCAACATGGGCGGCTACAGCTACATGGACTTCGTCCGCGTCGGTCTGCCCCTGAATCTGATCACCTGGATCGCCGCCATGGTCGCCATCCCGATCTTCTTCCCGTTTTGA
- a CDS encoding DUF6468 domain-containing protein, whose translation MAGMIMDGVLMVLLIAAVGYGIKLERKLAALRAGQLAFAQAVTELNAAAGRAENALATLRASGQETDLLHDRIIKAREVKAQLETLIARAPAMAPARIVEDEPVRRATPAALAPAPAETEDEARAERMAALAQRIQGLASPASNRRNEAVAPAGRDNVAAIVQALTAGRSANHSAKQSLNAARRNLDDDLFAA comes from the coding sequence ATGGCCGGAATGATCATGGACGGAGTGCTGATGGTGCTGCTGATCGCGGCGGTCGGTTACGGCATCAAGCTGGAACGCAAGCTGGCCGCCTTGCGCGCCGGACAGCTGGCCTTCGCCCAGGCCGTCACCGAATTGAACGCCGCCGCCGGCCGCGCCGAAAATGCGCTCGCCACCCTTCGCGCCTCGGGTCAGGAAACGGACCTGCTTCACGACCGCATCATCAAGGCGCGAGAGGTGAAGGCCCAGCTGGAAACCTTGATCGCCCGCGCACCGGCCATGGCGCCGGCGCGGATCGTCGAGGACGAACCTGTCCGTCGCGCGACCCCGGCCGCCCTGGCTCCGGCGCCGGCCGAGACCGAAGACGAGGCGCGGGCCGAGCGTATGGCGGCCCTGGCGCAACGCATACAGGGACTGGCCAGTCCCGCTTCGAACCGTCGCAATGAAGCCGTCGCCCCCGCCGGGCGCGACAATGTCGCCGCCATCGTTCAGGCCCTGACGGCCGGACGCTCCGCTAACCATTCCGCCAAACAAAGCCTCAACGCCGCGCGTCGTAATCTTGACGACGACCTGTTCGCCGCCTGA
- a CDS encoding flagellar basal body-associated FliL family protein yields MFKFGKKKGAPAADADANLPAVTEGEAAEGDAAAPKKKKIPLLFIIAPVALLVLGGGGTAAFLMLKPKPAEAHGAEAEAGHGEGKADKAEKKEEKKEGGGHGGGKEGEADPALGVISEGPDGVTFYTLPDMVMNIQSPDGRPTFLKLKLTLEMQDAEVATHLQEEMPRLQDMFTGFVRELRPEDLSGSAGTYQLRAEILRRVNLIAAPGKVDAVLIEEMLVQ; encoded by the coding sequence ATGTTCAAGTTCGGCAAGAAGAAGGGTGCGCCTGCGGCCGACGCCGACGCCAACCTGCCGGCTGTGACAGAAGGCGAGGCCGCCGAGGGCGACGCCGCCGCGCCCAAGAAAAAGAAAATCCCGCTGTTGTTCATCATCGCGCCGGTCGCCTTGCTGGTGCTGGGCGGCGGGGGGACGGCCGCCTTCTTAATGCTGAAGCCCAAGCCCGCCGAAGCGCACGGCGCCGAGGCCGAAGCCGGCCACGGAGAAGGGAAGGCTGATAAGGCCGAAAAAAAGGAAGAGAAGAAGGAAGGCGGCGGTCACGGCGGCGGCAAGGAAGGCGAGGCCGATCCGGCGCTGGGCGTCATTTCTGAAGGGCCGGATGGCGTCACCTTCTACACCCTGCCCGACATGGTCATGAACATTCAGTCGCCGGACGGCCGTCCGACCTTCCTGAAACTGAAGCTGACGCTGGAGATGCAGGACGCCGAGGTGGCGACCCATCTGCAGGAAGAGATGCCCCGTCTGCAGGACATGTTCACCGGCTTCGTGCGCGAACTGCGCCCTGAGGACCTCAGCGGCTCGGCCGGCACCTATCAGCTGCGCGCTGAGATTCTGCGCCGCGTCAATCTGATCGCCGCTCCGGGCAAGGTCGACGCCGTGCTGATCGAAGAAATGCTGGTGCAATAG
- a CDS encoding lipopolysaccharide assembly protein LapB — translation MKTALFALALMAAPLTVASVAHADACDDRARGLQQSWDHVNFEVPQGVRMAEMARLNTQADAVVAQCPNRAEPLVWDAIITASEAGLKGGIGALGLVREARTELEQAERINPRALNGSVYVSLGSLYAQVPGAPIGFGNRQRARDYLQRGLAMAPNDVDANFFMGDLLVREHDWNGAARYLQKAIDAPARPGRAVADRGRKAEARALLVRAQQHQ, via the coding sequence ATGAAGACCGCCCTGTTCGCCCTGGCCCTGATGGCCGCCCCCCTGACGGTCGCCTCCGTCGCTCATGCCGACGCCTGCGACGACCGCGCGCGCGGTCTCCAGCAGTCGTGGGACCATGTGAATTTCGAGGTCCCGCAAGGCGTACGAATGGCGGAAATGGCGCGGCTGAACACCCAGGCCGACGCCGTCGTGGCCCAATGCCCCAACCGCGCCGAACCTCTCGTCTGGGACGCCATCATCACCGCATCGGAAGCCGGACTGAAGGGCGGCATCGGCGCCTTGGGCCTGGTGCGTGAAGCGCGCACCGAACTGGAACAGGCCGAGCGGATCAACCCGCGCGCGCTGAACGGCTCGGTCTATGTCAGCCTCGGTTCGCTCTACGCCCAGGTGCCGGGCGCCCCGATCGGTTTCGGCAACCGCCAGCGCGCCCGCGACTACCTCCAGCGCGGTTTGGCCATGGCGCCCAACGACGTCGACGCCAATTTCTTCATGGGCGATCTGCTGGTGCGCGAACACGACTGGAACGGCGCCGCCCGTTATCTGCAAAAGGCCATCGACGCCCCCGCCCGTCCCGGTCGCGCCGTCGCCGACCGTGGTCGCAAGGCCGAGGCCCGCGCCCTGCTCGTCCGCGCCCAGCAGCATCAGTGA
- a CDS encoding M20/M25/M40 family metallo-hydrolase — MSIRLLTASAVALGLVAFIPAAHAQDAATVQQAIVVRDAAMRSNIAMDYVTQLTTRFGARPAGSRAEQQAAAWAADYLRANGFQNIRIEEFPLVGWERGESSAAIVGDNAQALVAAALGHSPATPRGGVEAEIVRFSTFEDLQAAPEAAVRGKIVYVDLGQMRPMQDGSGYGPQTRVRGAGPGVAAAKGAAAFVMRSVGSDEDRMPHTGTTRYVDGKPTIPAFALAAPDADQVSRLVALGQPVRMRLTSTARTYQTHSQNVIGDLPGATRPDEIIVLGSHMDSWDLGTGAIDDGAGGAITVAAAKAIADSGRRPARTLRVIFYGSEEVAQPTAQTGNGGGVYARGQGAALDKHIIAGESDFGADRVYALRLPAGAQGSDFQKAATRVLYPIGVLASDRVETEGGVDVGPMGPLGVPFFGLAQDGTRYFDLHHTANDTLDKIDPAQLNQNVAAWAGLLWLLADSDVDFRAMRPATTPTTPTR, encoded by the coding sequence ATGTCCATCCGTCTGCTGACCGCCAGCGCCGTCGCCCTGGGTCTTGTCGCGTTTATTCCGGCGGCCCATGCGCAGGATGCGGCGACGGTGCAGCAGGCGATCGTCGTGCGCGACGCCGCGATGCGCTCGAATATCGCCATGGACTATGTCACCCAGCTGACGACACGGTTCGGCGCACGCCCGGCCGGCTCACGCGCCGAGCAGCAGGCCGCCGCCTGGGCCGCCGACTATCTGCGCGCCAACGGCTTCCAGAACATTCGCATCGAGGAGTTCCCGCTGGTCGGCTGGGAGCGGGGCGAAAGCTCGGCCGCCATCGTCGGCGACAACGCCCAGGCCCTGGTCGCCGCCGCCCTGGGCCACTCGCCGGCCACGCCGAGGGGCGGCGTCGAGGCGGAGATCGTGCGCTTCTCCACCTTCGAAGACCTGCAGGCCGCGCCCGAGGCCGCCGTCCGCGGCAAGATCGTCTATGTCGATCTGGGCCAGATGCGCCCGATGCAGGACGGCTCCGGATATGGCCCCCAGACCCGCGTGCGCGGCGCCGGCCCCGGCGTGGCGGCGGCGAAGGGCGCGGCGGCCTTCGTCATGCGCTCGGTCGGCTCTGACGAGGACCGGATGCCGCACACCGGCACCACACGCTATGTCGACGGCAAGCCGACCATTCCCGCCTTCGCCCTGGCCGCGCCCGACGCCGATCAGGTCAGCCGCCTGGTCGCCCTGGGTCAGCCGGTGCGCATGCGCCTGACCTCGACCGCCCGCACCTATCAGACGCACAGCCAGAACGTCATCGGCGATCTGCCCGGCGCCACGCGCCCCGACGAGATCATCGTCCTGGGGTCGCATATGGACAGTTGGGACCTGGGCACTGGCGCCATCGACGACGGGGCAGGGGGCGCCATCACCGTCGCCGCCGCCAAGGCCATCGCCGACAGCGGCCGCCGCCCGGCCCGCACCCTGCGCGTCATCTTCTACGGTTCGGAAGAAGTGGCCCAGCCGACCGCCCAGACTGGCAACGGCGGCGGCGTCTACGCGCGTGGCCAGGGCGCAGCGCTGGACAAGCATATCATCGCCGGCGAGAGCGATTTCGGCGCCGACCGCGTCTATGCCCTGCGCCTGCCCGCCGGCGCGCAAGGCTCGGACTTTCAGAAGGCCGCGACCCGCGTCCTCTATCCGATCGGCGTCCTGGCCTCCGATCGCGTCGAGACCGAAGGCGGCGTCGACGTCGGACCCATGGGCCCGCTGGGCGTGCCCTTCTTCGGCCTCGCTCAGGACGGAACCCGCTATTTCGACCTGCACCACACCGCCAACGACACGCTGGACAAGATCGACCCGGCGCAACTGAACCAGAACGTCGCCGCCTGGGCGGGCCTGCTGTGGCTGCTCGCCGACTCGGACGTGGACTTCCGGGCGATGAGGCCCGCCACCACGCCGACGACCCCGACACGCTGA
- the flgF gene encoding flagellar basal-body rod protein FlgF, with protein MENAAYIGLSRQMTLRRELDIVANNVANANTNGFKVEQLMLGTEIGQRARNDSIRPSASFVLDNGVGRDFGQGSMQQTGRSLDFAISGEGAFFTVRDGANGEAYTRDGAFTLDPEGRLTTKQGQAVLGGGAEIVLDPALGAPSVGADGTITQNGQVTGRLSVVRFDTLGVLEKGGDSLYRNKSNAQPIEAADAQVHQGSLESSNVNPLIEITNLVEISRAYESISKLIENTTDLSRRAVERLGKAA; from the coding sequence GTGGAAAACGCCGCCTATATCGGACTGTCACGCCAGATGACGCTGCGTCGCGAACTGGACATCGTGGCCAACAACGTCGCCAACGCCAACACCAACGGCTTCAAGGTCGAGCAGCTGATGCTCGGAACCGAGATCGGGCAGCGGGCGCGCAACGATTCGATCCGCCCGTCGGCCAGCTTCGTGCTGGACAATGGCGTCGGCCGCGACTTCGGCCAGGGCTCGATGCAGCAGACTGGCCGCTCGCTGGACTTCGCCATCTCCGGCGAAGGCGCCTTCTTCACCGTGCGTGACGGCGCCAACGGCGAGGCCTACACCCGCGACGGCGCCTTCACCCTGGACCCGGAGGGGCGTTTGACCACCAAACAGGGTCAGGCCGTCCTTGGCGGCGGCGCGGAAATCGTTCTGGACCCGGCGCTCGGCGCGCCCAGCGTCGGCGCCGACGGCACCATCACCCAGAACGGACAGGTCACCGGCCGGCTGTCGGTCGTGCGTTTCGATACGCTGGGCGTGCTCGAAAAGGGCGGCGACAGTCTCTACCGCAATAAGTCCAACGCCCAGCCGATCGAGGCCGCCGACGCCCAGGTTCATCAGGGCTCGCTGGAATCTTCGAACGTAAATCCGTTGATCGAAATCACCAATCTCGTCGAGATCAGCCGCGCCTACGAGAGCATTTCTAAGCTGATCGAAAACACCACAGACCTGAGCCGTCGCGCCGTCGAGCGCCTCGGCAAGGCCGCTTAA
- a CDS encoding DUF3297 family protein — protein sequence MSDTPPDRLSVDPSSPYHDAEVLQRGVGVRFKGEEKTNVEEYCVSEGWVRLALGNRVDRKGKALTVKLQGPVEPYFQND from the coding sequence ATGTCCGACACGCCCCCCGATCGCCTTTCGGTCGACCCGTCCAGCCCGTACCACGACGCCGAGGTCCTGCAACGCGGCGTCGGCGTTCGCTTCAAGGGTGAAGAGAAGACCAACGTCGAGGAATATTGCGTCTCCGAAGGCTGGGTCCGTTTGGCGCTCGGCAACCGCGTGGATCGCAAGGGCAAGGCCCTGACCGTGAAACTGCAGGGTCCGGTCGAACCCTATTTCCAGAACGACTGA
- the fliM gene encoding flagellar motor switch protein FliM, whose amino-acid sequence MTDAAQLDPFGGLGDPGDALSERVLNQDEIDSLLGFDLGDDDGSERSGIRAIINSALVSYERLPMLEIVFDRLVRLMTTSLRNFTSDNVEVSLDNISSIRFGDYLNSIPLPAILAVFRAEELDNYGLLTVDSNLIYSIVDVLLGGRRGTAALRIEGRPYTTIERVLVQRMVEVVLNDARQAFEPLTPVHFNLDRLETNPRFAAIARPANAAILIKLRIDMEDRGGRIELLLPYATLEPIRKMLLQQFMGEKFGRDNIWEGHLATEIWTTETEVRAVLDEQQMPLSSVLNLKVGDTMMLNATPDSEVSIRAGSIPLTTGRMGRKGQHIAIRVEGPVNPEVAARLGVNV is encoded by the coding sequence ATGACGGACGCGGCGCAACTCGATCCGTTCGGCGGTCTGGGCGATCCTGGCGACGCCCTGTCCGAACGCGTCCTGAACCAGGATGAAATCGACAGCCTGCTGGGCTTCGATCTGGGCGACGACGACGGTTCCGAACGCTCGGGCATCCGGGCCATCATCAACTCCGCGCTCGTCAGCTACGAGCGTCTGCCGATGCTGGAGATCGTGTTCGACCGCCTGGTGCGGTTGATGACGACCAGCCTTCGCAACTTCACCTCCGACAACGTCGAAGTCAGCCTGGACAATATCTCGTCGATCCGGTTCGGCGACTATCTGAACTCGATCCCGCTGCCGGCCATCCTGGCGGTGTTCCGCGCCGAAGAGCTGGACAACTACGGCCTGCTGACCGTCGATTCCAACCTGATCTATTCGATCGTCGACGTGCTGCTGGGCGGTCGTCGCGGCACGGCGGCGCTGCGCATCGAAGGCCGGCCCTACACCACCATCGAGCGAGTGCTGGTGCAGCGGATGGTCGAGGTGGTGCTGAACGACGCGCGCCAGGCGTTCGAGCCGCTGACCCCGGTCCACTTCAACCTGGACCGGCTGGAGACCAACCCGCGCTTCGCCGCCATCGCGCGTCCCGCCAACGCCGCCATCCTGATCAAACTGCGGATCGACATGGAGGATCGCGGCGGTCGCATCGAGCTGCTGCTGCCCTATGCGACACTGGAGCCGATCCGCAAGATGCTGCTGCAGCAGTTCATGGGCGAGAAGTTCGGCCGCGACAACATTTGGGAAGGCCACCTGGCCACCGAGATCTGGACGACCGAGACCGAAGTCCGCGCGGTCCTGGACGAACAGCAGATGCCGCTGTCCAGCGTGCTGAACCTCAAGGTCGGCGACACGATGATGCTGAACGCCACGCCGGATTCCGAGGTGTCGATCCGCGCCGGCTCCATCCCGCTGACCACTGGCCGCATGGGTCGCAAGGGCCAGCACATCGCCATACGTGTCGAAGGGCCGGTCAATCCGGAAGTCGCCGCCCGCCTGGGAGTGAACGTCTGA
- the flgG gene encoding flagellar basal-body rod protein FlgG: MRALRTAASGMAAQQLNVEVISNNIANMNTVGFKKQRAEFQDLLYQNVERMGAQSSAAGTVVPTGIQIGAGVKAGAVYRVTEQGTPQMTGNPYDMAIDGKGYFQISLPSGEKAYTRAGNLQVNPEGQMVTDDGYLLEPAITIPQDATKVSISKTGLVQVTQAGQPAPTTVGQIELASFFNEAGLEAIGDNLLLETAASGPAIVGTPGDAGYGQIMQNYTEASNVDAVAEISALIVAQRAYEMNSKVISTADQMLSVASQVKG, translated from the coding sequence ATGCGCGCTCTGAGAACCGCAGCTTCAGGCATGGCCGCCCAGCAGCTGAACGTGGAGGTCATCTCCAACAACATCGCCAACATGAACACGGTGGGCTTCAAGAAGCAGCGCGCCGAGTTCCAGGACCTGCTGTACCAGAACGTCGAACGCATGGGGGCCCAGTCCTCGGCCGCCGGCACCGTGGTTCCGACCGGCATCCAGATCGGCGCAGGCGTCAAGGCGGGGGCCGTCTACCGCGTCACCGAACAGGGCACGCCGCAGATGACCGGCAACCCTTACGACATGGCCATCGACGGCAAGGGCTATTTCCAGATCAGCCTGCCGTCTGGCGAAAAGGCCTACACCCGCGCCGGCAATCTGCAGGTCAATCCAGAAGGTCAGATGGTGACCGACGACGGCTATCTGCTGGAGCCGGCGATCACCATCCCGCAGGACGCGACCAAGGTGTCGATCTCAAAGACCGGTCTGGTCCAGGTGACCCAGGCCGGACAGCCCGCCCCGACCACGGTCGGTCAGATCGAACTGGCCAGCTTCTTCAACGAGGCCGGACTGGAAGCCATCGGCGACAACCTGCTGCTGGAGACCGCCGCGTCCGGCCCGGCGATCGTCGGCACGCCCGGCGACGCCGGTTATGGCCAGATCATGCAGAACTACACCGAGGCGTCGAACGTCGATGCGGTCGCGGAGATCAGCGCCCTGATCGTGGCGCAGCGCGCCTATGAGATGAACTCCAAGGTCATCAGCACCGCCGACCAGATGCTGTCCGTCGCCTCGCAAGTGAAGGGCTAG
- a CDS encoding isoprenylcysteine carboxylmethyltransferase family protein → MSPVPPALSLDVVQRRRKWFAGLVLLALIVLTASVRSVAALDGEWHEGVEGLGLAAIIVAIVGRAWCSLYIGGRKKAEIVDRGPYSITRNPLYVFSFIGAFGVGAQTGSVTIGAIFAVATFLVFLRTVGREEAWLAEHFGAPYAAYCARTPRFLPNPARWRDADELTIRPAFFVRTLRDGLVFLAALPVMEGIEHLQSSGLIGFPVSLF, encoded by the coding sequence ATGAGCCCTGTTCCCCCTGCCCTGTCTCTCGACGTCGTTCAGCGGCGTCGCAAATGGTTCGCCGGTCTTGTTCTGCTGGCCCTCATCGTCCTGACCGCCAGCGTCCGCTCGGTCGCCGCCCTCGACGGCGAATGGCATGAGGGCGTCGAAGGCCTGGGCCTGGCCGCGATCATCGTCGCCATCGTCGGCCGCGCCTGGTGCTCGCTCTATATCGGCGGACGCAAGAAGGCCGAGATCGTCGATCGCGGCCCCTATTCCATCACGCGCAACCCGCTCTATGTCTTCAGCTTCATCGGCGCCTTCGGAGTCGGCGCCCAGACCGGCAGCGTGACGATCGGCGCGATCTTCGCCGTGGCGACCTTCCTGGTCTTCCTGCGCACGGTCGGTCGCGAAGAGGCCTGGCTGGCCGAACATTTCGGCGCGCCCTACGCCGCCTACTGCGCCCGCACGCCGCGCTTCCTGCCCAATCCCGCCCGCTGGCGCGACGCTGACGAACTGACCATCCGTCCCGCCTTCTTCGTCCGCACCCTGCGCGACGGCCTGGTGTTCCTCGCCGCCCTCCCCGTCATGGAGGGCATCGAGCATCTGCAGTCATCAGGGTTGATCGGTTTTCCGGTCAGTCTGTTCTAG